The nucleotide window GTGCGTGACACCCATGCCGCGGCTGACGCCGCGCGGCAAGAGCTTCGCTGGACACCGAAAACAGAGCTTCGAGAGGGTCTTGCCGCGGAGTTGGAATGGCTTCGGGACGAGATCCGCGCCGATTAAGAGGAGGGCGACGAATGGCAATCAGTCCAGAGCTTCTCGAGATTCTCGTCTGTCCCAAATGCAAGGGCGAGATCGCGCTGAGTAACGAGGGAAGCGGGCTCGACTGCGGTACGTGCAAGCTGCGCTACCGTATCGAGGACGACATTCCGGTCATGTTGATCGACGAGGCGAGCCCGCTCTGACGGGCGACGCCCTCTTGGGCGCGCTCGGAGAGATGGTACCGCCAGTGGCCGGTCGGGTGTTGCTGGCGCAGACCAGCTTCTTGGGCGACGTCGTGCTCAGCACGGCGCTCGCGCGCGAGATTTCGGATGCCCGACCCGACACCGAAATCTGGTGGTTGGTTCGACCTGATGCGGTCTCGGTTCTCACTCCGACGTACGGAGCGGGTCGGGTACTCTCCTTTGACAAGCGCGGTGCGGAGAGTGGCCTCGGCGGCGTCCTCCGCCTCGGCGCTCGGTTGGGCACGATGGGCTTCGATGCGGCTGTCGGCATCCAGAGATCGCTCCGCACGGCTCTGCTACTCGCCCGTGCGCGAATCCCGCTGCGCGTCGGGTACGCCGGCAGCCCGGGCGCGTGGCTCTATCATCAGCGCGTCCACAAGGAGGGCGCGCACGCGCGAGACCGACTCGTGGCGCTCGCGGAGGGGCTCGGGATCGACGTCGGGTCGAGCCGGCCCGATCCGCATCTCGACGTGGATCCGGCGTCGGCGCGGCGGGTGTCCGAGCGTCTGGACGAGCTCGGTTGCAGCGACCGAGACCTGCTCGTCGTGGCGCCGGGATCGGCTTGGGCGACGAAGCAGTGGCCGGCGAAGCGGTTCGGTGAGGCGGCCGCGGGTCTCGTGCGCCCCGACCGGGGTCGCGTCGTGGTGATCGGTACGCCGCACGATCGACCGCTCGCCGCGGAGATCGCGACCGAGGTGGCCGCCGTGGGGGGCGCTACGATCGATGCTACGGGCGAAACGTCGATCGCGGATGCCGTCGCATGGATCGCGCGCGCACGGCTGGTGTTGGCGAACGACAGTGCGCCCGCGCACATCGCGGCCGCGCTCGGCCGTCCCGTCGTGACGATGTTCGGACCGACGGTCCCTTCGCAGGGATTCGCCCCTCTGGGGGACCGGGTTCGAATCGTCGAGCGGCAGCTCGACTGTCGTCCTTGCTCGCGTCACGGGGGAGACCGGTGTCCCATCGGCACGCACGAGTGCCTGGCGGAGGTCGACTCGGACGAGGTCGTCTCGGCCGGGACTGCGCTGCTTTCCGGGGGCGTCGCGAAATGAGCGGCGTCGAGCCGGTCTTCGCGCTGCCGGTCATCGTCGCCGGCCCGCCGAGCGTCGAGTTGAGCGCCGATTTGCAAGGCTGGACCACGTCCCCGGTCGTCCTGCAAGCGCCGCTGGATCCCGCGATCCTTCCCGATCCTGCGCGAGACGGTTTTGTCTGGCTGAGCCCGCGGACGCGCATCGACGCAGACCTGCGTGATGCGCTTGGTCGGTTCGGAGTCGTCGGCCGCCCGCGGGTGGGCGTCGCGCCGCACGTAGCCGAACGCGCGGGCGGCACAGTTCCGCTCGGAGATCGCGTCGTCGTTGCGGAAGCCGGGGCGGCGCGGTTCGCGCTCCGCGGGCCCAAAGCCGTGGCGGGGGCCGAGATCGTTCGACTCGATTGCACGATTCGGGTGTCGGCGCCCGAGCGCGTGGGGGACCACCTGCGCTCGATCAACGAAGAGAGCACGATCGCGGCCGCACTCGGGGCGCACGTCGGTGAGGTCGCGGGG belongs to Candidatus Binatia bacterium and includes:
- the waaF gene encoding lipopolysaccharide heptosyltransferase II, whose amino-acid sequence is MVPPVAGRVLLAQTSFLGDVVLSTALAREISDARPDTEIWWLVRPDAVSVLTPTYGAGRVLSFDKRGAESGLGGVLRLGARLGTMGFDAAVGIQRSLRTALLLARARIPLRVGYAGSPGAWLYHQRVHKEGAHARDRLVALAEGLGIDVGSSRPDPHLDVDPASARRVSERLDELGCSDRDLLVVAPGSAWATKQWPAKRFGEAAAGLVRPDRGRVVVIGTPHDRPLAAEIATEVAAVGGATIDATGETSIADAVAWIARARLVLANDSAPAHIAAALGRPVVTMFGPTVPSQGFAPLGDRVRIVERQLDCRPCSRHGGDRCPIGTHECLAEVDSDEVVSAGTALLSGGVAK
- a CDS encoding Trm112 family protein is translated as MAISPELLEILVCPKCKGEIALSNEGSGLDCGTCKLRYRIEDDIPVMLIDEASPL